One genomic window of Streptomyces sp. WP-1 includes the following:
- a CDS encoding ATP-dependent 6-phosphofructokinase, translating into MRIGVLTAGGDCPGLNAVIRSVVHRAVTQYDDEVIGFEDGYRGLLDRHYRALDLDAVGGILALGGTILGSSRLERDRLREACERATDMVGEFGIDALIPIGGEGTLTAARMLSDAGLPVVGVPKTIDNDISATDRTFGFDTAVGVATEAMDRLKTTAESHQRVMVVEVMGRHAGWIALESGMAAGAHGICLPERPFDPAHLVKMVEERFSRGKKFAVICVAEGAHPAEGTMDYGKGAIDQYGHERFQGIGTALAYELERRLGKEAKPVILGHVQRGGVPTAYDRVLATRFGWHAVEAAHRGEFGRMTALRGTDVEMVPLAEAVTELKTVPKDRMDEAESVF; encoded by the coding sequence ATGCGCATCGGAGTTCTCACCGCAGGCGGCGACTGCCCCGGCCTGAACGCCGTGATCCGTTCGGTCGTGCACCGCGCGGTGACGCAGTACGACGACGAGGTCATCGGATTCGAGGACGGCTACCGGGGTCTGCTCGACCGCCACTACCGCGCCCTCGACCTGGACGCGGTCGGCGGCATCCTGGCCCTCGGCGGCACCATCCTCGGCTCCTCCCGGCTGGAGCGGGACCGGCTGCGGGAGGCGTGCGAGCGGGCCACCGACATGGTCGGGGAGTTCGGCATCGACGCGCTGATCCCGATCGGCGGCGAGGGCACCCTGACGGCGGCCCGGATGCTCTCCGACGCGGGCCTCCCGGTCGTCGGCGTGCCCAAGACGATCGACAACGACATCTCCGCCACGGACCGCACCTTCGGCTTCGACACCGCGGTGGGCGTCGCCACCGAGGCGATGGACCGCCTGAAGACCACCGCCGAGTCCCACCAGCGGGTGATGGTGGTCGAGGTCATGGGCCGGCACGCGGGCTGGATCGCGCTGGAGTCCGGCATGGCCGCCGGCGCCCACGGCATCTGCCTGCCCGAGCGGCCCTTCGACCCCGCCCATCTGGTCAAGATGGTCGAGGAGCGGTTCTCGCGCGGCAAGAAGTTCGCCGTGATCTGCGTCGCCGAGGGCGCGCACCCCGCCGAGGGCACCATGGACTACGGCAAGGGCGCGATCGACCAGTACGGCCACGAGCGGTTCCAGGGCATCGGCACCGCCCTCGCCTACGAGCTGGAGCGCCGCCTCGGCAAGGAGGCCAAGCCGGTCATCCTCGGCCATGTCCAGCGCGGCGGCGTGCCCACCGCCTACGACCGCGTCCTCGCCACCCGCTTCGGCTGGCACGCCGTGGAGGCCGCCCACCGCGGCGAGTTCGGCCGGATGACCGCCCTGCGCGGCACCGACGTCGAGATGGTCCCGCTCGCGGAGGCGGTCACCGAGCTGAAGACGGTCCCGAAGGACCGGATGGACGAGGCGGAGTCGGTCTTCTAG
- the pta gene encoding phosphate acetyltransferase, with protein sequence MTRSVYLTGIDRGDGRQVAELGVMELLTRQVDRVGVFRPLVHDGPDRLFELLRARYRLSQDPATVIGMDYREASAIQAEQGTDELVSTLVDRFHALARDYDVVLVLGTDFAATQLPDELALNARLANEFGASVLPVVGGRGQNAESVRAEVRNAYRAYHGLGCDVLAMIANRVAREDRDELAERLASRLPVPCYVLPDEPALSAPTIAQIAQALDARVLLGDDSGLARDVLGFVFGGAMLPNLLTALTPGCVVITPGDRADLVVGALAAHSAGTPPIAGMLLTLDEVPSQEILTLAARLAPGTPVLSVRGNSFPTAERLFSLEGRMTAATPRKAETALGLFERHVDTAELASLISAPSGDRVTPMMFEHKLLDRARADRRRVVLPEGTEERVLHAAEVLMRRGVCDLTLLGPADQIRKKAADLGIDLGDTQLIDPATSELRDGFAEKYAALRAHKGVTVELAYDVVTDVNYFGTLMVEEGLADGMVSGSVHSTAATIRPAFEIIKTRPEAAIVSSVFFMCLADKVLVYGDCAVNPDPDAEQLADIAVQSAGTAARFGVEPRIAMLSYSTGTSGTGADVDKVRAATELVRARRPDLKIEGPIQYDAAVEPTVAATKLPGSEVAGQATVLIFPDLNTGNNTYKAVQRSAGAIAVGPVLQGLNKPVNDLSRGALVPDIVTTVAITAIQAQTSADRAEADRAESVPAP encoded by the coding sequence GTGACGCGCAGCGTGTACCTGACCGGCATCGACCGCGGCGACGGCCGCCAGGTCGCGGAGCTGGGGGTCATGGAACTGCTGACCCGGCAGGTCGACCGGGTGGGCGTCTTCCGCCCGCTCGTGCACGACGGCCCCGACCGGCTGTTCGAGCTGCTGCGGGCGCGCTATCGCCTCTCCCAGGACCCGGCGACCGTGATCGGCATGGACTACCGGGAGGCGTCCGCGATCCAGGCCGAGCAGGGCACCGACGAACTGGTCTCCACCCTCGTCGACCGCTTCCACGCGCTGGCCCGCGACTACGACGTGGTCCTGGTCCTCGGCACCGACTTCGCCGCCACCCAGCTCCCGGACGAGCTGGCCCTCAACGCCCGCCTGGCCAACGAGTTCGGCGCCTCCGTGCTGCCGGTCGTCGGCGGCCGCGGCCAGAACGCCGAGTCGGTGCGCGCGGAGGTCCGCAACGCCTACCGCGCCTACCACGGCCTGGGCTGCGACGTCCTCGCCATGATCGCCAACCGGGTCGCCCGCGAAGACCGCGACGAGCTCGCCGAGCGCCTGGCCTCCCGGCTGCCGGTGCCCTGCTACGTGCTGCCCGACGAGCCGGCCCTGTCCGCGCCGACCATCGCGCAGATCGCCCAGGCCCTGGACGCCCGGGTGCTGCTCGGCGACGACTCCGGGCTCGCCCGGGACGTCCTCGGCTTCGTCTTCGGCGGCGCCATGCTGCCGAACCTGCTGACCGCCCTGACCCCGGGCTGCGTGGTCATCACCCCCGGGGACCGCGCGGACCTGGTCGTCGGCGCGCTGGCCGCGCACAGCGCCGGCACCCCGCCGATAGCCGGCATGCTGCTCACCCTGGACGAGGTGCCGAGCCAGGAGATCCTCACGCTGGCCGCCCGGCTCGCCCCGGGCACCCCGGTCCTGTCGGTGCGCGGCAACAGCTTCCCCACCGCCGAGCGGCTGTTCTCGCTGGAGGGCCGGATGACGGCGGCCACCCCGCGCAAGGCGGAGACCGCGCTCGGCCTGTTCGAACGCCATGTCGACACCGCAGAGCTGGCGAGCCTCATCTCGGCGCCCAGCGGCGACCGTGTCACCCCGATGATGTTCGAGCACAAGCTCCTCGACCGGGCCCGCGCCGACCGGCGCCGGGTGGTGCTCCCGGAGGGCACCGAGGAGCGGGTGCTGCACGCGGCCGAGGTGCTGATGCGCCGGGGCGTGTGCGACCTGACCCTGCTCGGGCCCGCCGACCAGATCCGCAAGAAGGCCGCCGACCTGGGCATCGACCTCGGCGACACCCAGCTGATCGACCCGGCCACCTCCGAGCTGCGCGACGGCTTCGCCGAGAAGTACGCGGCCCTGCGCGCCCACAAGGGCGTCACGGTGGAGCTGGCGTACGACGTCGTCACGGACGTGAACTACTTCGGCACCCTGATGGTCGAGGAGGGCCTGGCCGACGGCATGGTCTCCGGCTCGGTGCACTCCACGGCGGCCACCATCCGGCCGGCCTTCGAGATCATCAAGACGCGCCCGGAGGCCGCGATCGTCTCCTCGGTGTTCTTCATGTGCCTGGCCGACAAGGTGCTGGTCTACGGCGACTGCGCGGTCAACCCCGACCCGGACGCCGAGCAGCTGGCCGACATCGCCGTCCAGTCGGCCGGTACGGCGGCCCGGTTCGGTGTGGAGCCGCGGATCGCGATGCTGTCGTACTCCACCGGCACCTCCGGCACCGGCGCCGACGTCGACAAGGTGCGCGCGGCCACCGAGCTGGTGCGCGCCCGCAGGCCCGATCTGAAGATCGAGGGGCCGATCCAGTACGACGCCGCCGTGGAGCCCACGGTCGCCGCGACCAAGCTGCCGGGCTCCGAGGTCGCCGGGCAGGCCACGGTGCTGATCTTCCCGGACCTCAACACCGGCAACAACACCTACAAGGCCGTGCAGCGCTCGGCCGGCGCGATCGCCGTCGGCCCGGTCCTCCAGGGGCTGAACAAGCCGGTCAACGACCTGTCCCGGGGCGCTTTGGTGCCGGACATCGTGACCACCGTCGCCATCACCGCCATCCAGGCCCAGACCTCCGCAGACCGAGCGGAAGCAGACCGAGCAGAAAGCGTGCCCGCACCGTGA